From the genome of Glycine max cultivar Williams 82 chromosome 2, Glycine_max_v4.0, whole genome shotgun sequence, one region includes:
- the LOC100792623 gene encoding DExH-box ATP-dependent RNA helicase DExH1 isoform X1, translating to MPRCLYRPTFYYSHTHLPLTFLHPPAPELSPTHLRISSSVMAYRPNYRGGGGSGASSSAARGGSRRGGGGGRGGGSGGRGGRGEQRWWDPVWRAERLRQQQAEKEVLDENEWWDKIEKMKRGGEQEMVIKRNFSIADQKTLADIAYQHELYFHAYSKGKVLIVSKVPLPDYRADLDERHGSTQKEIKMSTDIERRVGNLLNSSQSTGATLSSLPSISADLGQKQSAAPIKYVSSRQTDSSKEKLSVALKERQELVQASDSLKEMKSFREKLPAFKMKSEFLKAVQENQVLVVSGETGCGKTTQLPQFLLEEEISCLRGADCNIICTQPRRVSAISVAARISAERGESLGEAVGYQIRLESKRSAETRLLFCTTGVLLRQLVQDPDLTGVSHLLVDEIHERGMNEDFLIIILRDLLPRRPDLRLILMSATINADMFSKYFANAPTMHIPGFTYPVAEHFLEDVLEKTRYSIKSDFDNFEGNSRRRRKQQDSKKDPLTEMFEDIDVDTNYKNYSLGVRKSLEAWSGSQIDLGLVEATIEYICRNEAGGAILVFLTGWDEISKLLDKLKGNNLVGDPSKFLILPLHGSMPTVNQCEIFERPPPNKRKIVLATNIAESSITIDDVVYVIDWGKAKETSYDALNKLACLLPSWISKASAHQRRGRAGRVQPGVCYRLYPKLIHDAMPQYQLAEILRTPLQELCLHIKSLQLGTVGSFLEKALQPPDPLAVKNAIELLKTIGALDEQEELTPLGQHLCNIPLDPNIGKMLLMGSIFQCLNPALTIAASLAYRNPFVLPINRKEEADAAKQFFAGDSCSDHIALLKAFEGWKEAKRSGNEKQFCWDNFLSPATLRLIDNMRMQFLNLLSDIGFVDKSRGANVYNQYSHDLEMVCAILCAGLYPNVVQCKRRGKRTAFYTKEVGKVDIHPASVNAGIYLFPLPYMVYSEKVKTTSIYIKDSTNISDYALLLFGGNLVPSKSGEGIDMLGGYLHFSASKSVIELIRKLRGELDKLLNRKIEEPGFDVSAEGKGVVAAAVELLHSQVMR from the exons ATGCCTCGCTGTCTCTACCGCCCTACTTTCTACTACTCCCATACTCATCTCCCTCTCACCTTCCTACACCCGCCCGCACCCGAGCTTTCCCCCACTCACCTTCGGATCTCCTCCTCCGTCATGGCCTACCGCCCCAACTACCGAGGCGGCGGCGGCAGTGGAGCCTCCTCCTCCGCCGCTCGCGGCGGCAGCCGCCGTGGTGGCGGTGGTGGACGTGGCGGTGGCAGCGGAGGACGCGGTGGACGCGGCGAGCAGAGGTGGTGGGACCCTGTTTGGCGCGCCGAGCGCCTGAGGCAACAACAAGCTGAG aAGGAGGTGTTGGATGAGAATGAGTGGTGGGATAAGATAGAGAAGATGAAGAGAGGAGGGGAGCAGGAGATGGTAATTAAGCGTAACTTTAGTATTGCAGACCAGAAAACCCTAGCTGATATTGCCTATCAGCATGAGCTCTACTt CCATGCTTATAGTAAGGGGAAGGTTCTCATTGTTAGCAAAGTTCCATTGCCTGATTATCGTGCAGATCTTGATGAGCGTCATGGATCAACACAGAAAGAG ATTAAAATGTCCACAGACATTGAGAGAAGGGTAGGAAATCTTTTGAATAGCTCACAGTCAACTGGGGCAACACTGTCTAGTCTTCCTTCTATATCAGCTGACCTTGGACAAAAACAATCTGCAGCCCCTATAAAATATGTTTCTTCACGACAGACTGATTCTTCTAAGGAGAAACTTAGTGTTGCACTCAAGGAAAGGCAAGAACTTGTACAG GCAAGTGATAGTTTGAAGGAAATGAAATCATTTAGGGAGAAGCTTCCTGCATTTAAAATGAAGTCTGAGTTTCTGAAAGCTGTTCAAGAAAATCAG GTATTAGTAGTTTCAGGAGAGACAGGTTGTGGTAAAACAACACAGTTGCCACAATTCCTTCTGGAAGAAGAAATATCTTGTTTGCGCGGAGCTGATTGCAACATAATTTGTACTCAGCCTCGTCGAGTATCTGCAATTTCTGTTGCAGCTCGAATATCTGCTGAAAGAGGTGAGAGTCTTGGGGAAGCAGTTGGATACCAAATCCGTCTTGAATCAAAACGTTCTGCAGAAACACGCCTTCTTTTCTGCACCACTGGTGTATTACTTCGGCAGTTG GTACAAGACCCAGACTTGACTGGTGTTAGTCATTTGCTGGTGGATGAAATTCATGAAAGAGGCATGAATGAagactttttaattataattttacgtGACCTTCTTCCTAGGCGTCCAGATTTGCGTCTCATTCTGATGAGTGCCACCATTAATGCTGATATGTTCTCTAAATACTTTGCAAATGCCCCAACAATGCACATACCG GGATTTACTTACCCTGTGGCAGAGCACTTCCTGGAAGATGTGTTGGAGAAAACTCGATACAGCATCAAGTCAGATTTTGACAATTTTGAGGGGAATTCAAGGAGGAGAAGGAAACAACAGGATTCAAAGAAGGATCCTTTGACTGAAATGTTTGAG GATATTGATGTAGAtactaattacaaaaattacagCTTGGGTGTTAGAAAATCTCTAGAAGCTTGGTCAGGTTCGCAGATTGATTTGGGTTTG GTAGAGGCAACAATTGAGTATATATGTCGCAATGAAGCTGGTGGAGCAATTCTTGTATTTCTCACTGGCTGGGATGAAATTTCTAAACTGCTTGACAAACTTAAAGGAAATAACTTAGTTGGAGACCCTAGCAAGTTCTTAATCCTTCCTTTACATGGCTCAATGCCTACTGTCAACCAATGTGAAATATTTGAACGTCCTCCCCCTAACAAGAG AAAAATCGTGCTAGCAACAAATATTGCTGAGAGTAGCATCACCATAGATGACGTTGTGTATGTCATAGACTGGGGAAAAGCAAAGGAGACCAGCTATGATGCTCTAAATAAGCTTGCTTGCTTGTTGCCATCATGGATTTCAAAGGCTTCAGCTCATCAG AGACGTGGTCGTGCTGGTCGAGTGCAACCTGGAGTTTGCTATAGGTTGTATCCAAAACTGATCCATGATGCAATGCCTCAATATCAGTTAGCTGAAATCCTTCGAACACCTTTGCAAGAGTTGTGCCTTCATATTAAAAGTTTGCAGCTTGGGACTGTAGGATCATTTTTAGAAAAGGCACTTCAGCCACCAGATCCTTTAGCTGTTAAGAATGCTATTGAACTTCTCAAAACAATTGGGGCGTTAGATGAACAGGAAGAGCTCACTCCACTTG GTCAGCATCTTTGTAACATACCTTTGGACCCAAATATAGGGAAGATGCTTCTCATGGGCTCTATCTTTCAGTGCTTAAATCCTGCCTTAACTATTGCTGCCTCTCTTGCTTACCGCAACCCATTTGTCTTACCCATAAACAGAAAAGAGGAAGCCGATGCAGCAAAACAATTTTTTGCTGGTGATTCTTGCAG tGATCACATAGCCCTTCTCAAAGCTTTTGAAGGATGGAAGGAGGCAAAGCGAAGTGGGAACGAAAAGCAGTTTTGTTGGGATAATTTCCTTTCCCCTGCAACCTTGCGGTTGATTGACAATATGAGAATGCAGTTTCTCAATTTATTATCTGACATTGGATTTGTTGACAAGTCCAGGGGTGCTAAT GTTTACAACCAGTATAGTCATGATTTGGAGATGGTTTGTGCAATTCTTTGTGCTGGGCTCTACCCTAATGTTGTTCAGTGCAAAAGAAGAGGAAAACGGACAGCATTCTACACTAAAGAAGTAGGGAAGGTTGACATCCATCCTGCTTCTGTTAATGCTGGGATCTATCTCTTCCCTCTTCCCTACATGGTGTATAGTGAAAAGGTGAAAACTACCAGCATCTATATTAAAGACTCTACGAACATTTCAGATTATGCCCTACTTCTATTTGGTGGTAATCTTGTCCCTAGCAAAAGTGGTGAGGGCATTGACATGCTTGGAGGTTACCTTCATTTCTCTGCTTCGAAAAGTGTCATCGAGTTAATAAGG AAACTACGTGGGGAGCTTGACAAGCTTCTGaacagaaaaattgaagaaccaGGATTTGACGTTTCTGCTGAAGGAAAGGGAGTGGTTGCTGCTGCTGTTGAATTGCTGCACAGTCAAGTCATGAGATAA
- the LOC100792623 gene encoding DExH-box ATP-dependent RNA helicase DExH1 isoform X2, whose translation MSTDIERRVGNLLNSSQSTGATLSSLPSISADLGQKQSAAPIKYVSSRQTDSSKEKLSVALKERQELVQASDSLKEMKSFREKLPAFKMKSEFLKAVQENQVLVVSGETGCGKTTQLPQFLLEEEISCLRGADCNIICTQPRRVSAISVAARISAERGESLGEAVGYQIRLESKRSAETRLLFCTTGVLLRQLVQDPDLTGVSHLLVDEIHERGMNEDFLIIILRDLLPRRPDLRLILMSATINADMFSKYFANAPTMHIPGFTYPVAEHFLEDVLEKTRYSIKSDFDNFEGNSRRRRKQQDSKKDPLTEMFEDIDVDTNYKNYSLGVRKSLEAWSGSQIDLGLVEATIEYICRNEAGGAILVFLTGWDEISKLLDKLKGNNLVGDPSKFLILPLHGSMPTVNQCEIFERPPPNKRKIVLATNIAESSITIDDVVYVIDWGKAKETSYDALNKLACLLPSWISKASAHQRRGRAGRVQPGVCYRLYPKLIHDAMPQYQLAEILRTPLQELCLHIKSLQLGTVGSFLEKALQPPDPLAVKNAIELLKTIGALDEQEELTPLGQHLCNIPLDPNIGKMLLMGSIFQCLNPALTIAASLAYRNPFVLPINRKEEADAAKQFFAGDSCSDHIALLKAFEGWKEAKRSGNEKQFCWDNFLSPATLRLIDNMRMQFLNLLSDIGFVDKSRGANVYNQYSHDLEMVCAILCAGLYPNVVQCKRRGKRTAFYTKEVGKVDIHPASVNAGIYLFPLPYMVYSEKVKTTSIYIKDSTNISDYALLLFGGNLVPSKSGEGIDMLGGYLHFSASKSVIELIRKLRGELDKLLNRKIEEPGFDVSAEGKGVVAAAVELLHSQVMR comes from the exons ATGTCCACAGACATTGAGAGAAGGGTAGGAAATCTTTTGAATAGCTCACAGTCAACTGGGGCAACACTGTCTAGTCTTCCTTCTATATCAGCTGACCTTGGACAAAAACAATCTGCAGCCCCTATAAAATATGTTTCTTCACGACAGACTGATTCTTCTAAGGAGAAACTTAGTGTTGCACTCAAGGAAAGGCAAGAACTTGTACAG GCAAGTGATAGTTTGAAGGAAATGAAATCATTTAGGGAGAAGCTTCCTGCATTTAAAATGAAGTCTGAGTTTCTGAAAGCTGTTCAAGAAAATCAG GTATTAGTAGTTTCAGGAGAGACAGGTTGTGGTAAAACAACACAGTTGCCACAATTCCTTCTGGAAGAAGAAATATCTTGTTTGCGCGGAGCTGATTGCAACATAATTTGTACTCAGCCTCGTCGAGTATCTGCAATTTCTGTTGCAGCTCGAATATCTGCTGAAAGAGGTGAGAGTCTTGGGGAAGCAGTTGGATACCAAATCCGTCTTGAATCAAAACGTTCTGCAGAAACACGCCTTCTTTTCTGCACCACTGGTGTATTACTTCGGCAGTTG GTACAAGACCCAGACTTGACTGGTGTTAGTCATTTGCTGGTGGATGAAATTCATGAAAGAGGCATGAATGAagactttttaattataattttacgtGACCTTCTTCCTAGGCGTCCAGATTTGCGTCTCATTCTGATGAGTGCCACCATTAATGCTGATATGTTCTCTAAATACTTTGCAAATGCCCCAACAATGCACATACCG GGATTTACTTACCCTGTGGCAGAGCACTTCCTGGAAGATGTGTTGGAGAAAACTCGATACAGCATCAAGTCAGATTTTGACAATTTTGAGGGGAATTCAAGGAGGAGAAGGAAACAACAGGATTCAAAGAAGGATCCTTTGACTGAAATGTTTGAG GATATTGATGTAGAtactaattacaaaaattacagCTTGGGTGTTAGAAAATCTCTAGAAGCTTGGTCAGGTTCGCAGATTGATTTGGGTTTG GTAGAGGCAACAATTGAGTATATATGTCGCAATGAAGCTGGTGGAGCAATTCTTGTATTTCTCACTGGCTGGGATGAAATTTCTAAACTGCTTGACAAACTTAAAGGAAATAACTTAGTTGGAGACCCTAGCAAGTTCTTAATCCTTCCTTTACATGGCTCAATGCCTACTGTCAACCAATGTGAAATATTTGAACGTCCTCCCCCTAACAAGAG AAAAATCGTGCTAGCAACAAATATTGCTGAGAGTAGCATCACCATAGATGACGTTGTGTATGTCATAGACTGGGGAAAAGCAAAGGAGACCAGCTATGATGCTCTAAATAAGCTTGCTTGCTTGTTGCCATCATGGATTTCAAAGGCTTCAGCTCATCAG AGACGTGGTCGTGCTGGTCGAGTGCAACCTGGAGTTTGCTATAGGTTGTATCCAAAACTGATCCATGATGCAATGCCTCAATATCAGTTAGCTGAAATCCTTCGAACACCTTTGCAAGAGTTGTGCCTTCATATTAAAAGTTTGCAGCTTGGGACTGTAGGATCATTTTTAGAAAAGGCACTTCAGCCACCAGATCCTTTAGCTGTTAAGAATGCTATTGAACTTCTCAAAACAATTGGGGCGTTAGATGAACAGGAAGAGCTCACTCCACTTG GTCAGCATCTTTGTAACATACCTTTGGACCCAAATATAGGGAAGATGCTTCTCATGGGCTCTATCTTTCAGTGCTTAAATCCTGCCTTAACTATTGCTGCCTCTCTTGCTTACCGCAACCCATTTGTCTTACCCATAAACAGAAAAGAGGAAGCCGATGCAGCAAAACAATTTTTTGCTGGTGATTCTTGCAG tGATCACATAGCCCTTCTCAAAGCTTTTGAAGGATGGAAGGAGGCAAAGCGAAGTGGGAACGAAAAGCAGTTTTGTTGGGATAATTTCCTTTCCCCTGCAACCTTGCGGTTGATTGACAATATGAGAATGCAGTTTCTCAATTTATTATCTGACATTGGATTTGTTGACAAGTCCAGGGGTGCTAAT GTTTACAACCAGTATAGTCATGATTTGGAGATGGTTTGTGCAATTCTTTGTGCTGGGCTCTACCCTAATGTTGTTCAGTGCAAAAGAAGAGGAAAACGGACAGCATTCTACACTAAAGAAGTAGGGAAGGTTGACATCCATCCTGCTTCTGTTAATGCTGGGATCTATCTCTTCCCTCTTCCCTACATGGTGTATAGTGAAAAGGTGAAAACTACCAGCATCTATATTAAAGACTCTACGAACATTTCAGATTATGCCCTACTTCTATTTGGTGGTAATCTTGTCCCTAGCAAAAGTGGTGAGGGCATTGACATGCTTGGAGGTTACCTTCATTTCTCTGCTTCGAAAAGTGTCATCGAGTTAATAAGG AAACTACGTGGGGAGCTTGACAAGCTTCTGaacagaaaaattgaagaaccaGGATTTGACGTTTCTGCTGAAGGAAAGGGAGTGGTTGCTGCTGCTGTTGAATTGCTGCACAGTCAAGTCATGAGATAA